A genomic window from Rhodococcus sp. KBS0724 includes:
- a CDS encoding class II fumarate hydratase has product MTESNEQQFRIEHDTMGEVRVPIDALWRAQTQRAVENFPISGRPLERTQIRAMGLLKAACAQVNKDLGLLAADKADAIISAANEIADGKHDDQFPIDVFQTGSGTSSNMNANEVIASIAQANDVDVHPNDDVNMSQSSNDTFPTATHVAATEAAVTDLVPALEHLHAALAAKSAEWKSVVKSGRTHLMDAVPVTLGQEFGGYARQIEAGIERIKATLPRLGELPIGGTAVGTGLNAPDGFGPKVVAELVKSTGVDALVPAKNSFEAQAARDGLVEASGALRTIAVSLTKIANDIRWMGSGPLTGLGEIALPDLQPGSSIMPGKVNPVLPEAVTQVAAQVIGNDAAIAWGGAAGAFELNVYIPMMARNLLESFTLLANVSRLFADKCVSGLVAHEEHLKTLAESSPSIVTPLNSAIGYEEAASVAKQALKEKKTIRQVVVERGLVPDKLSEAELDKRLDVLAMAKVKD; this is encoded by the coding sequence ATGACGGAAAGCAACGAGCAGCAGTTCCGAATCGAACACGACACCATGGGTGAAGTTCGGGTGCCCATCGACGCGTTGTGGCGAGCACAAACCCAACGCGCAGTCGAGAATTTCCCGATCAGCGGCCGCCCCCTCGAACGCACTCAGATTCGTGCGATGGGCCTTCTCAAAGCCGCGTGTGCGCAGGTCAACAAGGATCTTGGCCTTCTCGCCGCCGACAAAGCCGATGCCATCATCTCGGCCGCCAACGAGATTGCCGACGGCAAGCACGACGATCAGTTCCCCATCGATGTTTTTCAGACCGGCTCGGGCACCAGCTCCAACATGAACGCCAACGAGGTCATCGCGTCGATCGCGCAGGCCAACGACGTGGATGTGCATCCGAACGATGACGTCAACATGTCGCAGTCCTCCAACGACACATTCCCGACGGCCACGCATGTCGCAGCGACGGAAGCCGCCGTCACGGATCTTGTTCCGGCTCTGGAGCATCTACACGCAGCGCTCGCCGCGAAATCCGCCGAGTGGAAGTCCGTCGTCAAGTCCGGACGCACCCACCTGATGGATGCGGTTCCGGTGACCCTCGGTCAGGAGTTCGGCGGTTACGCACGCCAGATCGAGGCCGGCATCGAACGAATCAAGGCAACACTCCCCCGGCTCGGCGAACTGCCGATCGGCGGCACCGCGGTGGGTACCGGACTCAATGCACCGGACGGATTCGGGCCCAAAGTTGTTGCGGAGCTGGTCAAGTCGACGGGGGTCGACGCGCTGGTTCCGGCAAAGAACAGCTTCGAGGCGCAGGCTGCCCGTGACGGTCTGGTGGAAGCGTCGGGCGCCCTGCGCACCATCGCGGTCTCGCTGACGAAGATTGCCAACGACATTCGCTGGATGGGCTCGGGACCGTTGACCGGTCTCGGCGAGATAGCGCTCCCGGATTTGCAGCCAGGCAGCTCGATCATGCCAGGCAAGGTCAATCCCGTTCTTCCGGAGGCTGTTACGCAGGTAGCTGCGCAGGTTATCGGAAATGACGCGGCCATCGCGTGGGGCGGCGCTGCCGGCGCGTTCGAACTCAACGTCTACATCCCGATGATGGCACGCAACCTGCTCGAGTCATTCACGTTGCTGGCCAATGTTTCCCGGTTGTTCGCGGACAAGTGCGTCAGCGGACTGGTGGCGCACGAGGAGCACCTCAAGACCCTCGCCGAATCTTCGCCGTCGATCGTGACGCCGCTCAACTCGGCGATCGGGTACGAGGAGGCCGCGTCGGTTGCAAAGCAGGCTCTGAAGGAGAAGAAGACGATTCGGCAGGTTGTTGTCGAGCGCGGACTCGTTCCGGACAAGCTCAGCGAAGCCGAACTCGACAAGCGTCTCGACGTACTGGCGATGGCGAAGGTCAAGGACTAA
- a CDS encoding NADPH-dependent F420 reductase, whose translation MQQWWNRQCTQRRSRIMRIGIIGAGQIGGTLTRRLTALGHDVRVSNSRTPETLAELEAETGAKAVLNTEAAEGADLVIVSIPQKNVVDLPAGILAGAADGAPVIETNNYYPQQRDGLIAAIEDGQTESDWVQEHLGVPVFKAFNGIWWKHLLEKGLPEGTSGRIALPIAGDDELKKQVVFDLINQLGFDPVDAGTIEDSWRQQPGTPVYGKDFDRDATLKALAQATPERTDEWRAVAD comes from the coding sequence GTGCAGCAGTGGTGGAATCGCCAGTGCACGCAACGAAGGAGCAGGATCATGCGCATCGGAATCATCGGAGCCGGTCAGATCGGTGGAACGCTCACACGCAGGCTGACTGCGCTCGGTCACGACGTGCGCGTCTCGAACTCTCGCACACCGGAAACGCTTGCAGAACTCGAGGCGGAAACCGGTGCAAAGGCGGTACTGAATACCGAAGCCGCCGAAGGTGCCGACCTGGTGATCGTGAGCATCCCGCAGAAGAACGTCGTGGACCTTCCCGCCGGCATCCTCGCGGGCGCGGCCGACGGCGCTCCGGTGATCGAGACCAACAACTACTACCCGCAGCAGCGAGACGGTTTGATCGCCGCAATCGAAGACGGTCAGACTGAAAGCGATTGGGTGCAAGAGCACCTCGGCGTTCCGGTCTTCAAGGCATTCAACGGAATCTGGTGGAAGCACCTTCTCGAGAAGGGCCTACCGGAAGGCACGAGCGGCCGAATCGCGCTCCCGATCGCCGGTGACGACGAGCTGAAGAAGCAGGTTGTCTTCGACCTGATCAATCAACTCGGCTTCGACCCCGTCGACGCGGGCACCATCGAAGACTCCTGGCGCCAGCAGCCGGGAACCCCTGTCTACGGCAAGGACTTTGATCGGGACGCTACGTTGAAGGCACTTGCTCAGGCAACACCGGAGCGCACCGACGAGTGGCGTGCTGTCGCGGATTGA
- a CDS encoding exodeoxyribonuclease VII small subunit produces the protein MSNADNNPADIDITELGYEAARDELVGVVKILEQGGLDLDASLALWERGEALAKRCEEHLAGARARVETALSGSDE, from the coding sequence ATGAGCAACGCCGACAACAACCCCGCAGACATCGACATCACCGAACTCGGGTACGAAGCTGCCCGCGACGAACTGGTGGGCGTCGTGAAGATCCTCGAGCAGGGCGGCCTGGACCTCGATGCCTCATTGGCCTTGTGGGAGCGTGGCGAAGCGCTCGCCAAGCGATGTGAGGAGCACTTGGCGGGCGCTAGGGCTCGCGTGGAGACAGCGCTGTCCGGGTCGGACGAATAG
- a CDS encoding TetR/AcrR family transcriptional regulator, which produces MTSPQTRCPIAAARRKWGAPKESSSAAIAYDGGMADSDSRTLMLVGAINAFREHGIATTSLSEIVERSGAPRGSVYHYFPEGKGQLAGEAVAYFGRGVSAAISSMIAQSSPPEIIDAVVTIFRNSLVESDFASSCPVAAAAVEGASTPAALVAAGESFTSWESLLTSFFWQQGHPSETAAQCATVVIASIEGATLMAKAQHTTAPLDRIGAHLKALVSAPS; this is translated from the coding sequence ATGACCAGCCCACAAACGCGGTGTCCGATCGCCGCAGCGCGCCGCAAGTGGGGCGCACCGAAGGAATCGAGCAGCGCCGCGATTGCATACGATGGCGGGATGGCCGACTCCGATTCCCGCACTCTGATGCTGGTCGGCGCCATCAACGCCTTCCGCGAACACGGGATCGCCACCACTTCACTCAGCGAGATCGTCGAACGGTCCGGAGCACCCCGCGGGTCGGTGTACCACTACTTCCCCGAGGGTAAGGGACAATTGGCCGGCGAAGCCGTCGCGTACTTCGGCCGGGGAGTCAGCGCAGCCATCAGTTCGATGATCGCGCAGTCTTCCCCACCGGAGATCATCGACGCGGTTGTCACCATTTTTCGAAACAGCTTGGTAGAGAGCGATTTCGCCTCCTCCTGTCCGGTTGCAGCCGCGGCGGTGGAGGGCGCGTCGACGCCGGCGGCACTGGTTGCCGCGGGAGAATCCTTCACCTCGTGGGAATCGCTTCTCACGTCGTTCTTCTGGCAGCAGGGACACCCGTCCGAGACTGCAGCACAGTGTGCAACCGTCGTCATCGCGTCGATCGAAGGCGCGACCCTGATGGCAAAAGCTCAGCACACCACCGCGCCTCTCGATCGCATCGGCGCTCACCTCAAGGCTCTGGTCTCAGCCCCGAGCTGA
- a CDS encoding DUF4245 domain-containing protein — protein MASKKPRILEDNKDMVWSLVPLVLFCIIIAGIASQCTFSPGGPTQGPIPSVDIDAALNYDAKELGFPIRKPEVPEGWTPNSGSRKVITGDGGGDSSTVGFITSNGSYIQLTQSNAEEFPLVSYVAGGQRFATGVEDIDGHTWNVFGGEGVESIWVTDVDGVRLLITGAAPAEDFTTLARNAGQAEPIVP, from the coding sequence GTGGCATCGAAGAAACCCCGCATTCTCGAAGACAACAAAGACATGGTCTGGTCTCTCGTACCGCTGGTGCTGTTCTGCATCATCATCGCGGGCATCGCCAGCCAGTGCACGTTCAGCCCGGGAGGCCCCACTCAGGGACCGATCCCGAGCGTCGACATCGACGCAGCGCTGAACTACGACGCCAAAGAGTTGGGCTTCCCGATCCGCAAACCTGAAGTTCCCGAGGGCTGGACCCCGAACTCGGGTAGCCGGAAAGTGATCACCGGCGACGGTGGCGGCGATTCCAGCACTGTGGGATTCATCACCTCGAACGGCAGCTACATTCAGCTGACGCAGAGCAACGCCGAAGAATTTCCTCTGGTGTCCTACGTCGCCGGCGGTCAGCGTTTTGCGACGGGTGTCGAAGACATCGACGGCCACACCTGGAACGTCTTCGGCGGCGAGGGCGTCGAATCAATCTGGGTGACCGACGTAGACGGAGTTCGTCTCCTCATTACCGGTGCCGCGCCGGCCGAGGACTTCACGACCCTGGCGCGCAACGCCGGCCAGGCCGAGCCGATCGTCCCCTAG
- a CDS encoding MFS transporter, translating to MMTKSRRFTALIFICLAELLVVLDNTVVNVALPTMSVDLFAGVSDLQWIVDAYTLTFAGFLLTFGHLGDRFGRRRVMIIGLIGVGAMSLVGALASNLEQVIMARAAMGVFAAAVFPATLAMITNIFTDAKERAIAIAAWTAMAGFAIAIGPTAGGWLLEHFSWHSVFWMNVPAALLVIVGVLLVVPESKAFHVGRFDFVGTILSLLGIVILVWTIIDAPHRGWVSTLSITGYLSATVLLAAFVVWELRTDSPILNMNLFRIRRFSFPALAIAVSYFSMFGFLFLITQYFQGVREYSPLEFGIHSLPFAAAVAVGAPVATLAAQKLGTTAVMVFGLLVLSGGMFLAGQTTVDTPYLGPVVISMVLMGLGLAIVQGPATDSIMSSVPLDEAGAGSAVNDTTRELGGTLGVAVIGSIVASYYTSKVAPIVDAIPDAVMSAQEKGFARESVLSVIEIRSRDISPLFEQQKESLILTMKTACLDGFAIASYFTVGAALVTALLVALFLPWKPTTDGSILSSLAPKTPK from the coding sequence ATGATGACAAAATCCCGCCGATTCACCGCACTGATCTTCATCTGCCTCGCCGAACTCCTTGTCGTGCTGGACAACACGGTGGTCAACGTCGCGCTGCCGACGATGAGCGTCGACCTGTTCGCCGGCGTCAGCGACCTGCAATGGATCGTCGACGCGTACACGTTGACCTTCGCCGGGTTCCTACTCACTTTCGGCCACCTGGGTGACCGCTTCGGACGCCGCCGAGTGATGATTATCGGCTTGATCGGCGTCGGTGCGATGTCGCTCGTCGGCGCCTTGGCTTCCAACCTCGAACAGGTAATCATGGCGCGAGCCGCTATGGGTGTCTTTGCCGCAGCGGTCTTTCCGGCTACTTTGGCCATGATCACGAACATCTTCACCGACGCCAAAGAACGAGCGATTGCCATCGCGGCCTGGACCGCAATGGCCGGCTTTGCGATTGCCATCGGACCGACGGCAGGCGGTTGGCTGCTCGAGCACTTCTCCTGGCACTCGGTGTTCTGGATGAACGTTCCAGCCGCTTTGTTGGTCATCGTCGGCGTGCTGCTGGTTGTTCCGGAGTCGAAGGCGTTCCACGTCGGCCGATTCGACTTCGTCGGAACAATTCTCTCGCTTCTCGGCATCGTCATTCTGGTGTGGACCATCATCGACGCGCCGCATCGCGGATGGGTATCGACGTTGAGCATCACGGGATACCTTTCTGCGACAGTGCTGTTGGCCGCTTTCGTAGTGTGGGAACTGCGTACCGATTCACCGATCCTCAATATGAATCTCTTCCGGATCCGGCGTTTTTCGTTCCCCGCCTTGGCCATTGCCGTCAGCTACTTCAGCATGTTCGGATTCTTGTTCTTGATCACGCAGTACTTCCAGGGAGTTCGCGAGTATTCCCCGCTTGAATTCGGCATCCACTCTTTGCCTTTCGCTGCCGCCGTTGCCGTCGGCGCACCAGTCGCCACCTTGGCGGCACAGAAACTCGGTACGACCGCAGTGATGGTGTTCGGCCTCCTCGTCCTCAGCGGCGGAATGTTCCTGGCAGGCCAGACGACCGTCGACACCCCCTATCTCGGGCCCGTCGTAATCTCGATGGTGCTCATGGGCCTCGGCCTCGCGATCGTCCAGGGCCCCGCGACCGACTCCATCATGTCTTCGGTTCCTCTCGACGAAGCCGGCGCCGGCTCGGCCGTCAACGACACCACTCGTGAACTGGGTGGAACCCTGGGCGTCGCAGTGATCGGTTCGATCGTTGCCTCGTATTACACATCCAAGGTGGCCCCGATAGTCGACGCAATCCCCGACGCCGTGATGTCCGCCCAGGAGAAGGGCTTCGCACGCGAGTCTGTGCTCAGCGTCATCGAGATTCGCTCCCGCGACATCAGCCCGCTCTTCGAGCAGCAGAAGGAAAGTCTGATCCTCACGATGAAGACCGCGTGCCTGGACGGATTCGCCATCGCGTCGTACTTCACGGTTGGCGCGGCGTTGGTCACTGCCCTGCTGGTGGCGTTGTTCCTCCCCTGGAAACCCACCACCGACGGATCGATCCTGAGCAGTTTGGCGCCCAAGACACCAAAATAG
- the glpX gene encoding class II fructose-bisphosphatase — protein MTASSIHRETPDRNLALELVRVTEAGAMAAGRWVGRGDKEGGDGAAVDAMRQLVSSVSMRGIVVIGEGEKDEAPMLFNGEEVGNGDGPDCDFAVDPVDGTTLMSKGMPNAISVLAVAERGAMFDPSAVFYMEKIAVGPDAADVIDISAPIAENIKRVAKVKKASVSDITICILDRPRHNQLIQDVRDTGARIRLISDGDVAGAIAAARPESGTDMLVGIGGTPEGIIAAAAMRCMGGSLQGKLAPTDDEERQKAIDAGHDLDRILTTEDLVSGENVFFCATGVTDGDLLRGVRYYGGGASTQSIVMRSKSGTVRMIDAYHRLEKLREYSSVDFDGEEGAVPPTF, from the coding sequence ATGACGGCCAGCAGCATTCATCGTGAGACCCCGGACCGTAACCTCGCTCTCGAATTGGTCCGAGTCACCGAAGCCGGCGCGATGGCTGCAGGTCGCTGGGTTGGACGCGGCGACAAGGAAGGCGGCGACGGTGCTGCCGTCGACGCGATGCGTCAGCTTGTTTCTTCGGTGTCCATGCGCGGCATCGTTGTCATCGGCGAGGGCGAGAAGGACGAAGCGCCGATGCTGTTCAACGGCGAAGAGGTCGGCAACGGCGACGGCCCGGACTGCGACTTTGCTGTCGACCCGGTTGACGGAACCACGCTGATGTCCAAGGGCATGCCCAACGCCATCTCGGTGTTGGCTGTGGCCGAGCGCGGCGCGATGTTCGATCCGTCTGCTGTGTTCTACATGGAGAAGATCGCTGTCGGACCGGACGCTGCGGATGTCATCGACATCAGCGCCCCGATTGCCGAGAACATCAAGCGCGTCGCGAAGGTCAAGAAGGCGTCGGTCTCCGACATCACGATCTGCATCCTGGACCGTCCGCGCCACAACCAGCTGATCCAGGACGTTCGCGACACGGGCGCTCGTATCCGTCTGATTTCCGACGGTGACGTTGCCGGCGCTATCGCCGCTGCGCGTCCGGAGTCCGGCACGGACATGCTGGTCGGCATCGGCGGCACGCCCGAGGGCATCATCGCCGCTGCGGCCATGCGCTGCATGGGTGGATCGTTGCAGGGCAAGCTGGCTCCCACCGACGACGAAGAGCGTCAGAAGGCCATCGACGCCGGCCATGATCTCGATCGCATCCTGACCACCGAAGATCTGGTCTCGGGCGAGAACGTCTTCTTCTGCGCGACGGGCGTCACCGATGGTGATCTGCTGCGCGGTGTCCGCTACTACGGCGGCGGCGCCAGCACGCAGTCCATCGTGATGCGCAGCAAGTCCGGCACTGTCCGCATGATCGACGCGTACCACCGTCTCGAGAAGCTCCGCGAGTACAGCTCGGTGGACTTCGACGGCGAAGAGGGCGCAGTTCCCCCGACGTTCTGA